A genomic segment from Amphiura filiformis chromosome 10, Afil_fr2py, whole genome shotgun sequence encodes:
- the LOC140161803 gene encoding uncharacterized protein — MKDKQPKAREKKKDDTPSKCMVAIPYVEGLAERLQRIFKKHNISTAMRNNQHAKSLLVHPKDTKDIEQTSDVVCKGCDKSNVGETGRQFGTRLKEYKKDSETIAERKFTRANRKESTSEQHKSAITDHIAQENHVIEWEGAKILDRDSNAFTRRIREAIQIRKKGAKAINRDEGIVSLDHVYDQQKHHHFRQNFNKPGKAVDL, encoded by the coding sequence ATGAAGGACAAGCAACCGAAAGCAAGAGAGAAAAAGAAGGATGACACACCATCAAAATGCATGGTGGCCATACCCTACGTAGAAGGCTTGGCGGAGAGGCTACAAAGAATATTCAAAAAGCACAACATTTCCACGGCAATGCGTAATAACCAACACGCTAAAAGCCTGCTAGTCCACCCGAAGGACACGAAGGATATAGAACAGACAAGCGATGTCGTCTGTAAAGGTTGCGACAAGTCCAACGTAGGGGAGACGGGAAGACAGTTTGGAACAAGACTTAAAGAATACAAGAAAGACTCAGAAACAATAGCGGAAAGGAAATTCACAAGAGCAAACCGAAAAGAATCAACTTCTGAACAACACAAATCAGCCATCACTGACCACATCGCTCAAGAGAACCACGTCATCGAATGGGAAGGGGCAAAAATTCTTGACAGGGATTCAAACGCTTTCACTAGAAGAATAAGAGAAGCAATCCAAATTAGAAAgaagggggccaaagcaatcaaccgcgatgaGGGTATCGTCTCTCTAGATCACGTATACGACCAACAAAAACATCACCACTTCCGGCAAAATTTCAACAAGCCGGGAAAAGCAGTAGacttgtga